Below is a genomic region from Candidatus Latescibacterota bacterium.
TCCACTCTTAAACCTTCCGGGCTCGCTCAGGTCATCTTGTTGTCAGCTATAGCATGGGTCCTTCATTTCGGAGTATTTATACTTCTGGCCGATGGTATCGGCACGGGCGCATCGGTCCATGTTCTCATAGTAAGTGTCGCAGTGGCCATTTTTACCGCACTTATACCCGTTTCCCTGTCAGGGCTCGGGACGAGAGAACTTGTTCTTGTCATGGTCTTCAGCAGAGTGGGGCTTTCGAAGGAAGCAGCAGTGACCTTTTCCCTTTCCTTTATTCTTGTCTATCTGATACAGGGTGTGACCGGGCTGGTATGTTGGCTGGTGGCACCTCTGGAAAAGAAGATGGAGGATGTCAAAGATGAGTAGCAGATACGCCAACAATTTTACGATGGATGAAGTACGGATATTCTGGGATGGAATTGCTGAGCATGAGTACGAACACGCGAATGAGCAACTTGACCGTGTGCACACACAAAGGTTCCGGGAGGCTGTGAAGAGACTCGATCTTGAAACGGGAACAAGGTTGCTTAATATCTGGTCGAGAATTGGAGATGGCACGCCCTGGCTCAGAAAAGATTGCCAGGAAATCAAGCTTGTAAATGCGGAACTCTCTTTCGAGATGTTAAAAGGTAGCAGGAAACTGAATCCTGAAGAGGCTCATGTTCAGACGTCGCTTCACGAACTCCCATTCCTCGACGATTCGTTTGACAGGATAATGTCGCTGGAGACACTGGAGCATGTTCCTGATCCTCTACTGTTCCTGAAAGAGTTGAGAAGGGTAGTAGTAGATGGAGGGCGACTCGTGATGAGCCTGCCTCCTTCTTTTGCCGAGTGGACAAGTGTTCTTAATGGCATATTGAAATTCCACCACGGTGAGGGTCCACACAGGTTTCTCGCTCCAC
It encodes:
- a CDS encoding methyltransferase domain-containing protein; this translates as MSSRYANNFTMDEVRIFWDGIAEHEYEHANEQLDRVHTQRFREAVKRLDLETGTRLLNIWSRIGDGTPWLRKDCQEIKLVNAELSFEMLKGSRKLNPEEAHVQTSLHELPFLDDSFDRIMSLETLEHVPDPLLFLKELRRVVVDGGRLVMSLPPSFAEWTSVLNGILKFHHGEGPHRFLAPREVRNMLRDSGFRLDDYGGTLFLPIGGAAVEKLDCVIADLVGKSFLGQLGMRSFYVCTAAV